One Coriobacteriia bacterium DNA window includes the following coding sequences:
- a CDS encoding site-specific integrase, with the protein MHPEQTLAEYLKCWLEDYAMPNVAGKTYERYERIVRLDVVPHLGHVKLADLKPLQIQSFYSELLRSGRKKGGGLAPLTVRHIHRLLHKALYQAVRWELIGRNPVDGVDAPRVQRKEMNALDREGLTRLLNLLRGTKFYMPVIIAATTGMRRGEIMALRWSDVNFDAGTLRVSRSLEQTGNGLALKEPKSRYSKRTISLAQATVDALRTHRANHDTGPEGLIVCRPDGTYWPPDQLSAEFHRIVRRNGFTIRFHDLRHTHASNLLRDGVPINVVSRRLGHSEPSITLNVYSHVLPGMQEEAAAKVDLMMDDVLRNAS; encoded by the coding sequence ATGCACCCCGAACAAACGCTCGCCGAGTACCTGAAGTGCTGGCTTGAGGACTACGCAATGCCCAACGTAGCCGGCAAGACCTATGAGCGCTACGAACGCATCGTCCGGCTCGACGTCGTGCCCCACCTCGGGCACGTGAAGCTCGCTGACCTAAAGCCCCTACAGATCCAGTCGTTCTACTCAGAGTTGCTTCGCTCAGGCCGCAAGAAGGGCGGAGGGCTTGCACCCTTGACCGTCCGCCACATCCATCGGCTCCTGCACAAAGCCCTCTACCAGGCAGTCCGATGGGAGTTGATCGGGAGGAACCCCGTCGACGGTGTGGATGCTCCCCGGGTGCAGCGCAAGGAGATGAACGCGCTGGATCGTGAGGGCCTTACCCGGCTTCTGAACCTGCTACGCGGTACCAAGTTCTACATGCCTGTCATCATCGCTGCCACGACCGGTATGCGCAGGGGCGAGATCATGGCGCTGCGCTGGTCGGATGTTAACTTCGATGCCGGCACCCTGCGAGTGAGTCGCTCTCTTGAGCAGACGGGTAACGGGCTCGCGCTGAAGGAGCCGAAAAGCCGCTATAGCAAGCGGACGATCTCACTGGCCCAGGCAACGGTAGATGCACTGAGAACGCATCGCGCCAACCACGACACGGGGCCCGAAGGCTTGATCGTGTGCCGGCCTGACGGCACGTACTGGCCCCCTGACCAACTCTCAGCGGAATTCCACAGAATAGTACGCAGAAATGGCTTTACCATCCGCTTTCACGACCTGCGCCATACACACGCCTCAAACCTGCTGCGTGACGGTGTGCCAATCAACGTGGTTTCGCGACGGCTCGGTCACTCAGAACCCTCGATCACCCTGAATGTGTACTCGCACGTGCTTCCCGGCATGCAGGAGGAAGCGGCTGCTAAAGTGGACCTGATGATGGATGATGTGCTCAGGAATGCCAGCTGA
- a CDS encoding helix-turn-helix transcriptional regulator: MAEERNPCTEFGKRLRELRLERGLSQEQLGELSGLDRTYISSAEAGRRNVSLKTICKLAEALGVEAGTLVSSSAQVTHEPSTG, encoded by the coding sequence ATGGCAGAAGAGCGGAATCCATGCACTGAATTCGGCAAGAGGCTGCGTGAGCTCAGGCTCGAGCGCGGGCTCTCACAGGAGCAGCTCGGTGAGCTCTCCGGGCTCGATAGGACCTACATATCGAGCGCTGAGGCTGGGCGCAGAAACGTGTCGCTCAAGACGATCTGCAAGTTGGCAGAGGCTCTGGGGGTTGAAGCAGGAACGCTGGTATCGAGCTCCGCTCAAGTCACCCATGAGCCAAGTACTGGCTAA
- a CDS encoding serine/threonine protein kinase has product MAFDSAWIEHTFGKYHDFRELPGGGQKAVFRCLDANGAPTVLKLFHPGRADRERVLREVRAPDALGVDARVPRIIEAASVPSPTGDVIYIVEQQIAGKNLRECLAGGPLSGLQTMAMTRDILDVLVKAERIPVVHRDIKPENIIIDPEGQAWLLDFGIARFLDMGSLTATSSRFGLFTPGYAPVEQFNNVKSEIDTRADLFALGTTVFECITGMNPYTHGASSMDEILRRVENQQLDRLPASAAVPSLFVDLVEALTRTRANHRPPSARDALEWVNEALGEIGETD; this is encoded by the coding sequence GTGGCTTTCGACAGTGCATGGATCGAGCATACGTTTGGGAAATACCATGATTTCCGCGAATTACCAGGCGGGGGTCAGAAAGCTGTCTTTCGCTGCCTTGACGCGAATGGTGCACCCACCGTTCTGAAGCTCTTCCATCCGGGGCGCGCGGACCGGGAGCGGGTGCTGCGTGAGGTTCGTGCTCCAGATGCCCTGGGCGTCGATGCACGCGTCCCCAGGATCATTGAAGCAGCGTCCGTCCCCTCTCCGACTGGCGATGTGATCTACATTGTGGAGCAACAAATCGCTGGGAAGAACCTCAGAGAGTGTCTTGCTGGGGGGCCACTGTCGGGTCTTCAAACGATGGCGATGACCCGCGATATTCTCGATGTGCTCGTCAAGGCAGAGCGAATTCCTGTTGTGCATCGGGACATCAAGCCCGAGAACATCATCATCGACCCTGAGGGGCAGGCGTGGCTTCTCGATTTCGGGATCGCCCGTTTCTTGGATATGGGTTCGCTCACCGCAACTTCTAGCCGCTTTGGTTTGTTCACCCCAGGCTACGCGCCTGTAGAACAATTCAATAATGTGAAGAGCGAAATCGACACTAGGGCGGATCTATTCGCGCTCGGGACTACCGTGTTCGAATGCATTACAGGTATGAACCCGTATACCCACGGCGCTTCGTCGATGGATGAGATCCTTAGAAGGGTGGAGAACCAGCAGTTGGATCGTCTGCCGGCGAGTGCGGCAGTTCCATCTCTATTCGTAGATCTTGTTGAGGCGCTTACTCGAACGAGAGCCAACCACAGACCCCCGTCGGCTAGGGACGCGCTAGAGTGGGTTAATGAAGCGCTAGGGGAAATAGGAGAGACAGACTAG